One region of Xylanimonas ulmi genomic DNA includes:
- a CDS encoding Fic family protein has product MWDDLWALEAHHSTAIEGNTLVLREVERLLYEGRAVGSKELKDYMEVLGYSEAARWVYQQAVEPTEWAHDRLVTLTEVRRIHALAMAKVWDVAPHPDAYDSEGPGSFRQHEIAEFSGGMKPPTHPLIPAEIDSWIDQANALGSSIAAGQMDVANVPEALAGLHRDFERIHPFIDGNGRTGRLLLNLVLVRLGWPPAVILKEQRRRYLVALDKADHGDLSPLAEIICRAVIDNLHRLIPNIAGPAKYVPLEALADDEFSLVALKQAATRGRLEAVLGPDGRYRSSRAAVEDYKASKYTRRRQSP; this is encoded by the coding sequence GCCATCGAGGGCAACACGCTCGTGCTTCGCGAGGTCGAGAGGCTTCTGTACGAGGGGCGCGCCGTCGGCTCGAAGGAGCTCAAGGATTACATGGAGGTCCTCGGCTACTCCGAAGCGGCGCGTTGGGTGTACCAGCAGGCGGTCGAGCCGACGGAGTGGGCCCACGACCGCCTGGTCACGCTCACCGAGGTCCGCCGTATTCATGCGCTGGCGATGGCGAAGGTCTGGGACGTCGCGCCCCATCCCGACGCGTACGACTCCGAGGGGCCCGGCAGCTTCCGACAGCATGAGATCGCGGAGTTCTCGGGAGGGATGAAGCCTCCGACGCATCCGTTGATCCCTGCGGAAATCGACTCGTGGATCGACCAGGCCAACGCGCTCGGGTCGAGCATCGCGGCGGGCCAGATGGATGTCGCGAACGTCCCCGAGGCGCTTGCGGGCCTGCACCGCGACTTCGAGCGGATCCACCCGTTCATCGACGGGAACGGGAGGACGGGGCGCCTGCTGCTGAACCTGGTCCTGGTCCGTCTGGGCTGGCCGCCCGCCGTCATCCTCAAGGAGCAGCGCCGTCGCTACCTGGTCGCGCTCGACAAGGCCGATCACGGTGACCTGAGTCCACTGGCAGAGATCATCTGCCGCGCCGTGATCGACAATCTCCACCGCCTCATCCCGAACATCGCCGGACCGGCCAAGTACGTGCCCCTCGAGGCGCTTGCCGACGACGAGTTCAGCCTGGTGGCACTCAAACAGGCCGCCACGCGGGGACGGCTCGAGGCAGTCCTGGGGCCTGACGGTCGCTACCGATCTAGCCGTGCCGCAGTCGAGGACTACAAGGCGTCGAAGTACACGAGGCGCCGCCAGTCACCCTGA
- a CDS encoding carbohydrate ABC transporter permease, translated as MATMTSGRHGIIRVGRRPGRDRGDVRAQRNSLRRTVFLVPGIALLGLLGVYPLIQLVWMAFHRVTSATINSGPWEWVGLDNFVQGFQLGETGPAITRTLVVVAIVTVFGMVGGFAAAVALRTSGWWSSALLALMVFVWALPPVVNGSVWKFLLSDNGLVNAIVMALGRSTPIPFLYDTNWALLSVAFVGAFAVIPFNALVFRAALLAVDPEIFEAAALDGVNRWGEVRHIMMPSVRPTSLVLLVLTMVYAFRSFDFIFVMTYGGPGTATNTLPFLGFLQAFARFNFGYGAATSVLAVIVVLVLAVIYARSIRKEEA; from the coding sequence ATGGCAACCATGACGTCCGGCCGACACGGGATCATCCGTGTCGGCCGGCGCCCGGGCCGCGACCGCGGCGATGTGCGGGCGCAGAGAAACTCGCTTCGCCGAACGGTCTTCCTGGTCCCCGGGATCGCTCTGCTCGGGCTGCTCGGCGTGTATCCGCTCATCCAGCTCGTCTGGATGGCCTTCCACCGTGTGACCAGCGCGACCATCAACAGTGGACCGTGGGAGTGGGTGGGCCTGGACAACTTCGTCCAGGGCTTCCAGCTCGGCGAGACCGGCCCGGCCATCACGCGCACCCTGGTCGTCGTCGCCATCGTCACGGTGTTCGGCATGGTCGGCGGGTTCGCCGCAGCCGTCGCGCTGCGCACGTCGGGATGGTGGTCGAGCGCGCTGTTGGCGCTCATGGTGTTCGTCTGGGCGCTGCCGCCGGTCGTCAACGGATCGGTGTGGAAGTTCCTGCTGTCGGACAACGGCCTCGTCAACGCCATCGTCATGGCGCTGGGACGCAGCACACCCATTCCCTTCCTCTACGACACGAACTGGGCGCTGCTGTCGGTCGCGTTCGTCGGGGCGTTCGCCGTCATCCCGTTCAACGCGCTCGTCTTCCGCGCCGCGCTGTTGGCCGTCGACCCGGAGATCTTTGAGGCCGCCGCGCTCGACGGGGTCAACCGCTGGGGCGAGGTGCGGCACATCATGATGCCGTCGGTCCGCCCCACAAGCCTGGTCCTGCTGGTTCTGACGATGGTCTACGCGTTCCGCAGCTTCGACTTCATCTTCGTCATGACCTATGGCGGGCCTGGCACGGCGACCAACACGCTGCCGTTCCTCGGGTTCCTCCAGGCCTTCGCCCGCTTCAACTTCGGCTACGGCGCCGCGACGTCCGTCCTGGCCGTCATCGTCGTGCTCGTCCTGGCAGTGATCTATGCCCGGTCGATCCGGAAGGAGGAGGCGTGA
- a CDS encoding transposase yields the protein MEQVAQVEVELFERLHRHRHAESLLSVPGFGPLLAADFIAATGTLAGCDSAEKLAGLAGLASVPRDSGRITGNLHRLQRYDRRLLRACFMAAQVAARCHPASRVYYERKRSAGR from the coding sequence ATGGAACAGGTGGCGCAGGTCGAGGTCGAGCTGTTCGAGCGCCTGCACCGCCATCGTCACGCCGAGAGCTTGTTGTCGGTGCCCGGATTCGGCCCGCTGCTCGCGGCCGACTTCATCGCCGCGACCGGCACGCTGGCCGGGTGTGACAGCGCCGAAAAGCTCGCCGGCCTCGCGGGGCTGGCGTCCGTCCCGCGAGACTCCGGACGCATCACCGGCAACCTCCACCGCCTTCAGCGATACGACCGCAGGCTGCTGCGCGCATGCTTCATGGCCGCGCAGGTCGCCGCCCGCTGTCACCCCGCGTCGCGGGTCTATTACGAGCGGAAACGTTCGGCGGGCCGATGA
- a CDS encoding LLM class flavin-dependent oxidoreductase, translating into MNATTAPALSVLDLVPVRTGQSSAQAMTASLALISLADRLGFRRYWFAEHHNMPAVAASAPPVMVAAAAARTSRIRVGSGGVMLPNHAPLVVAEQFAALEALAPGRIDLGIGRAPGSDPVISALLRSSGPTADVERFPAHVQDILALMRREGATVRLATGETYDVRATPAADAAPTVWLLGSSDYSARLAAELGLPYVFAHHFAGAGVQEALRLYREGYQPSEAFPEPRTFLTLNAVVADTQDEADARALPQLRSMARLRSGRPMGPLETVEQAQAAPSDTLSAQLIDDMRARWLIATPDVAAAELAAFAARYGADEVMLVPVAGSRDGEPLDATPGRERTLELLAG; encoded by the coding sequence ATGAACGCCACGACCGCCCCCGCCCTGTCCGTGCTCGACCTCGTGCCGGTGCGCACGGGCCAGTCCTCCGCACAGGCGATGACCGCCTCGCTCGCACTGATCAGCCTCGCCGACCGCCTCGGGTTCCGGCGGTACTGGTTCGCCGAGCACCACAACATGCCAGCCGTCGCCGCCTCGGCGCCCCCGGTCATGGTCGCCGCCGCGGCCGCCCGCACGTCGCGCATCCGCGTCGGCTCGGGCGGCGTCATGCTGCCGAACCACGCGCCGCTCGTCGTGGCCGAGCAGTTCGCCGCGCTTGAGGCGCTCGCCCCCGGGCGCATCGACCTGGGGATCGGCCGGGCGCCCGGCAGCGACCCCGTGATCTCCGCGCTGCTGCGCTCCTCGGGGCCCACCGCCGACGTCGAGCGCTTCCCCGCGCACGTCCAGGACATCCTGGCGCTCATGCGGCGCGAGGGGGCCACCGTCCGGCTCGCCACCGGCGAGACGTACGACGTGCGCGCCACTCCCGCCGCCGACGCCGCCCCCACCGTCTGGCTCCTGGGGTCGAGCGACTACTCCGCGCGGCTCGCCGCCGAGCTGGGGCTCCCCTACGTGTTCGCCCACCACTTCGCGGGCGCCGGGGTGCAGGAGGCGCTGCGGCTCTACCGTGAGGGCTACCAGCCCAGCGAGGCGTTCCCCGAGCCGCGCACCTTCCTCACGCTCAACGCCGTCGTCGCCGACACGCAGGATGAGGCGGACGCGCGGGCCCTGCCGCAACTGCGATCCATGGCGCGACTGCGCTCCGGACGGCCGATGGGCCCGCTCGAGACCGTCGAACAGGCGCAGGCAGCGCCGTCGGACACCCTGTCGGCGCAGCTCATCGACGACATGCGCGCGCGATGGCTCATCGCGACGCCCGACGTCGCGGCGGCCGAGCTCGCCGCGTTCGCGGCGCGCTACGGGGCCGACGAGGTCATGCTCGTGCCGGTGGCAGGATCCCGGGACGGTGAGCCACTGGACGCCACGCCTGGCCGGGAGCGGACGCTGGAGTTGCTGGCCGGCTGA
- a CDS encoding sugar ABC transporter substrate-binding protein: MKMSMTKRAARVAALATAGALALAACTPGGDAADDGAATDAATDGGGAEGTVTVWHYFSDPQQVALMDKYAELAEAANPGMTVDNVFVPYDQMNSQLISAAGAGQGPDVVIFNGAETSTIALAGALAPLDDLWGTFADADQFPDSVIHTVDGTMYAVQGYVNLLGLWYNQDILDEIGVQPPTTIDELESAMAAAVAAGHGGITLSGLPNSQGEWQGFPWLSAEGFTYENPSAQALEAGLTRVSNWVEQGWLPQEAVNWDQTVPFQQFAAGGFAFAANGNWQQGTAEADADFTYGVVPLPLGDSGQVYLGGEGAGIGANSANPELAWAYLTSSYLSFEGNLAAADLVGSLPARADAGQHDSVTSNELLKPFAETITMFGAQYPSAAIPAEAVADVQLRMGQAWSAVIGRQHSPADAAHTAMTALEGLLG; this comes from the coding sequence ATGAAGATGAGCATGACCAAGCGCGCGGCCCGCGTCGCCGCGCTCGCGACCGCGGGAGCGCTCGCCCTCGCCGCCTGCACCCCGGGTGGCGATGCGGCGGACGACGGAGCCGCGACCGACGCGGCCACCGACGGCGGCGGCGCCGAGGGCACCGTGACCGTGTGGCACTACTTCTCGGACCCGCAGCAAGTCGCGCTGATGGACAAATACGCCGAACTCGCCGAGGCCGCCAATCCGGGGATGACGGTCGACAACGTCTTCGTCCCCTACGACCAGATGAACTCCCAGCTCATCTCGGCCGCGGGCGCGGGGCAGGGCCCCGACGTCGTCATCTTCAACGGGGCGGAGACCTCGACCATCGCGCTGGCGGGCGCCCTCGCCCCGCTCGACGACTTGTGGGGCACGTTCGCCGACGCCGACCAGTTCCCCGACTCGGTGATCCACACGGTCGACGGGACGATGTACGCCGTCCAGGGCTACGTCAACCTCCTGGGGCTCTGGTACAACCAGGACATTCTGGACGAGATCGGCGTTCAGCCGCCGACCACGATCGACGAGCTCGAAAGCGCGATGGCAGCGGCCGTCGCCGCAGGGCACGGAGGCATCACGCTGTCCGGTCTGCCCAACTCTCAGGGCGAGTGGCAGGGCTTCCCGTGGCTCTCGGCCGAAGGCTTCACCTATGAGAACCCGAGCGCACAGGCGCTTGAGGCGGGCCTGACGCGCGTGTCGAACTGGGTCGAGCAGGGCTGGCTGCCGCAGGAGGCCGTCAACTGGGACCAGACGGTTCCCTTCCAGCAGTTCGCCGCGGGCGGCTTCGCGTTCGCCGCCAACGGCAACTGGCAGCAGGGCACCGCCGAGGCCGACGCGGACTTCACCTACGGCGTCGTCCCGCTCCCGCTCGGTGACTCCGGCCAGGTCTACCTCGGTGGCGAGGGCGCCGGCATCGGCGCGAACTCGGCCAACCCGGAGCTCGCGTGGGCCTACCTCACCTCGTCGTACCTCTCGTTCGAGGGGAACCTCGCCGCCGCCGACCTCGTCGGGTCGCTGCCCGCCCGCGCCGACGCCGGCCAACACGACTCGGTGACCTCCAACGAGCTGCTCAAGCCGTTCGCCGAGACCATCACCATGTTCGGCGCGCAGTACCCGAGCGCGGCGATCCCGGCTGAGGCCGTCGCCGACGTCCAGCTGCGCATGGGCCAGGCGTGGAGCGCGGTCATCGGCCGGCAGCACTCGCCTGCCGACGCCGCCCACACCGCCATGACCGCCCTCGAGGGTCTCCTCGGCTGA
- the istA gene encoding IS21 family transposase → MISVENWAEIRRLHRSEGVAIKEIARRLGIARNTVRAALASDRPPQYERAKTGSVVDAYEPAIRSLLLNAPRMSAPEIASRINWPHSMSPLKKRLTTLRPQYVGLDPSDRTEYEAGDIAQCDLWFPDYKIPVGPGQEEILPVLAMTLGFSKMTAAVMIPTRKGGDILAGMWNLIRGWGKAPRQLVWDREAAIGGRGKPTVEAASFAGTLGVSITLAPAVDPEFKGGIERRNKYFETSFLPGRTFTSPQDFNTQFAHWLETTANVRRMRVIRARPIDLFQQDLAAMVDLPPIAPMIGLTHRVRLGRDYYVRIDSNDYSVDPRAIGRFVDIRATADQVIVTCDGQVVADHTRSWARELTITDPEHREIAKALRHDLAERRKASRATRTHADGHVVAIRALPEYDALFGVDFDPRPDSGAGSTAEGTR, encoded by the coding sequence GTGATCAGCGTGGAGAACTGGGCGGAGATCCGCCGGTTGCACAGGTCGGAGGGCGTGGCGATCAAGGAGATCGCGCGCCGGCTCGGGATCGCACGCAACACGGTGCGCGCGGCGTTGGCCTCTGATCGTCCGCCGCAGTACGAGCGGGCCAAGACCGGGTCGGTCGTCGACGCGTACGAGCCGGCGATCCGGTCGCTGCTGCTGAATGCGCCGCGGATGAGTGCACCGGAGATCGCGTCGCGGATCAACTGGCCGCACTCGATGTCTCCGCTCAAGAAGCGGTTGACGACGTTGCGGCCGCAGTACGTCGGGTTGGATCCGTCGGACCGCACCGAGTACGAGGCCGGGGACATCGCCCAGTGCGACCTGTGGTTCCCGGACTACAAGATCCCCGTCGGCCCCGGCCAGGAGGAGATCCTGCCCGTGCTCGCGATGACGCTCGGGTTCTCGAAGATGACCGCCGCCGTGATGATCCCGACCCGCAAGGGCGGAGACATCCTGGCCGGGATGTGGAACCTGATCAGGGGGTGGGGCAAGGCTCCCCGGCAGCTGGTCTGGGACCGGGAGGCCGCGATCGGCGGGCGCGGCAAGCCGACCGTGGAGGCGGCCTCGTTCGCCGGGACCCTCGGGGTGAGCATCACGCTGGCCCCGGCGGTGGATCCGGAGTTCAAGGGCGGGATCGAGCGGCGCAACAAGTACTTCGAGACCTCGTTCCTGCCGGGGCGCACGTTCACCAGCCCGCAGGACTTCAACACCCAGTTCGCCCACTGGCTTGAGACCACAGCGAACGTGCGCCGCATGCGCGTGATCCGCGCCCGCCCCATCGACCTGTTCCAGCAGGACCTCGCCGCCATGGTCGACCTGCCGCCGATCGCGCCGATGATCGGGCTCACGCACCGGGTTCGGCTCGGGCGGGACTACTACGTGCGGATCGACTCCAACGACTACTCCGTGGACCCGCGCGCGATCGGCAGGTTCGTCGACATCCGCGCCACCGCCGACCAGGTGATCGTCACGTGTGACGGGCAGGTCGTGGCCGACCACACCCGCTCCTGGGCGCGCGAGCTGACGATCACCGACCCGGAGCACCGGGAGATCGCCAAGGCGCTGCGCCACGACCTCGCCGAACGCCGTAAGGCGTCCCGGGCGACCCGCACCCACGCCGACGGGCACGTCGTGGCGATCCGGGCGCTGCCCGAGTACGACGCCCTGTTCGGCGTGGACTTCGACCCCCGCCCCGACTCCGGGGCGGGTTCTACCGCTGAAGGGACGAGATGA
- a CDS encoding helix-turn-helix domain-containing protein has product MNTTRIPELRKSRGWTQERLAEASTVAVRTIQRLESGADASLETLSLIAGALDVPVSELFADVADDDFAASVHALEARTVAARANAQQAQRSRVEHGYDQVFQALGVLITMIALILLVTHVFRWPVMLAPALFFGVGRPLLRGLKQTVLGSRLDARFPLTVPAGHPSAQDTASR; this is encoded by the coding sequence GTGAACACAACCCGCATCCCCGAACTGCGCAAGTCACGTGGCTGGACCCAGGAGCGGCTCGCCGAGGCGTCCACCGTCGCGGTCCGCACGATCCAGCGCCTGGAGTCCGGCGCCGATGCCTCGCTGGAGACTCTCTCCCTCATCGCCGGCGCCCTCGACGTCCCTGTGTCCGAACTCTTCGCCGACGTCGCGGACGACGACTTCGCCGCCTCCGTCCACGCCCTGGAGGCGCGCACCGTCGCCGCGCGCGCTAACGCTCAGCAGGCTCAGCGCTCGAGGGTCGAGCATGGGTATGACCAGGTTTTCCAGGCCCTCGGCGTCTTGATCACCATGATCGCGCTGATCCTCTTGGTGACACACGTCTTCCGCTGGCCTGTGATGCTCGCGCCTGCGCTGTTCTTCGGTGTGGGCCGGCCCCTGCTCCGCGGTCTCAAGCAGACGGTGCTGGGATCGCGTCTCGACGCGCGCTTTCCCCTCACTGTTCCTGCGGGCCACCCGAGCGCGCAGGACACGGCGAGTCGTTGA
- a CDS encoding carbohydrate ABC transporter permease — translation MNTKAGPVNIALKVLFTLMYGLPILRIVQTSFTSSADVFNAQSNLFFRPTLQAYVNNLDASLFIALRQSVIIATGTTVLVLLVAVPAAYGLARVRGHVATIGLGLLVVLQTLPQTAQIIPLFQILGMWGLLDTIVGVVLANAALLAPFATLLLRPFFRSVPIALEEAGAIDGAGMFRQFASIALPIARNGILTVSSITFLLAWGEFLYSVRFLLTPANRPLSVLLAMQVSAFGIDWPGLMALAVLTSLPILAVFLLTYRLLRDGLTVGAVK, via the coding sequence GTGAACACCAAGGCCGGTCCCGTCAACATCGCTTTGAAGGTCCTGTTCACCCTGATGTACGGACTGCCGATCCTGCGGATCGTGCAGACGTCGTTCACCTCCTCCGCGGACGTCTTCAACGCGCAGTCGAACCTGTTCTTCCGCCCGACGCTCCAGGCGTACGTCAACAACCTCGACGCCAGCCTGTTCATCGCGCTGCGGCAGTCGGTCATCATCGCGACCGGCACGACCGTGCTGGTTCTGCTCGTCGCCGTCCCCGCGGCCTACGGTCTGGCCCGCGTGAGGGGACACGTCGCGACGATCGGACTCGGTCTGCTCGTCGTCCTCCAGACGCTGCCGCAGACGGCGCAGATCATCCCGCTCTTCCAGATCCTCGGGATGTGGGGGCTGCTCGACACGATCGTCGGCGTCGTCCTGGCCAACGCCGCCCTGCTGGCGCCGTTCGCCACGCTGCTGCTGCGGCCGTTCTTCCGGTCGGTGCCGATCGCGCTCGAAGAGGCCGGCGCGATCGACGGCGCCGGGATGTTCCGCCAGTTCGCGTCGATCGCGCTGCCGATCGCCCGCAACGGCATCCTGACGGTCTCGTCGATCACGTTCCTGCTCGCGTGGGGCGAGTTCCTGTACTCGGTGCGGTTCCTGCTCACCCCCGCCAACCGGCCCCTGTCGGTGCTGTTGGCCATGCAGGTCTCCGCGTTCGGCATCGACTGGCCGGGGCTGATGGCGCTCGCCGTCCTGACGTCCCTGCCGATCCTGGCCGTGTTCCTGCTCACCTACCGGCTGCTGCGCGACGGCCTGACCGTCGGCGCGGTGAAGTAG
- a CDS encoding LacI family DNA-binding transcriptional regulator, producing the protein MASSDGAPAPAKARLRDVAQEAGVSLSTASKALNDKAEVSPTTRARVREAAERLGFVPNALVHSILAGRSGTVGLITNDLEGRFSLPILRGAEDAFGAGQMSVFLCNGREDAIREQYHLRALLSRRVDGIIVVGSRTNPRPSIARRVSVPVVYAYAPSHDDADVSVVVDNVRAGEIAAEHLVATGRTRIAHITGDATYTAATDRAAGARAALADAGLDFVGPVRYGSWSEAWGRGATAAVLDAPQPVDAILCGSDQIARGALDVLHERAVRVPHDIAVASFDNWEPMIAGTRPSLTSVDMQFDAIGRRAAHLLFAALDGKATPGVERVTPRLVVRGSTVPQA; encoded by the coding sequence ATGGCCAGCAGTGACGGCGCCCCCGCGCCCGCCAAGGCACGCCTGCGCGACGTCGCCCAGGAGGCCGGCGTCTCCCTGTCGACCGCATCGAAGGCGCTCAACGACAAGGCGGAGGTCAGCCCCACCACGCGCGCCCGCGTCCGCGAGGCCGCCGAACGGCTCGGGTTCGTCCCCAACGCCCTGGTGCACTCGATCCTCGCGGGCCGCTCGGGCACCGTGGGCCTCATCACGAACGACCTGGAGGGCCGCTTCTCGCTGCCGATTCTCCGCGGCGCCGAGGACGCCTTCGGCGCCGGGCAGATGTCCGTATTCCTGTGCAACGGCCGAGAGGACGCGATCCGGGAGCAGTACCACCTGCGGGCCCTCTTGAGCAGGCGCGTGGACGGCATCATCGTCGTCGGCTCACGCACCAACCCACGCCCGTCGATCGCGCGCAGAGTCTCCGTCCCTGTCGTCTACGCCTACGCGCCCTCGCACGACGACGCCGACGTGTCCGTCGTCGTCGACAACGTCCGCGCCGGCGAGATCGCCGCCGAGCACCTGGTGGCGACCGGACGCACCCGCATCGCCCACATCACCGGCGACGCCACCTACACCGCAGCGACCGACCGCGCCGCGGGCGCGCGCGCCGCACTGGCCGACGCGGGCCTCGACTTCGTCGGGCCCGTGCGTTACGGGTCGTGGAGCGAGGCGTGGGGGCGCGGCGCGACGGCGGCCGTCCTCGACGCACCGCAGCCTGTCGACGCGATCCTGTGCGGCTCCGACCAGATCGCCCGCGGAGCGCTCGACGTGCTGCACGAGCGCGCCGTGCGCGTGCCCCACGACATCGCCGTCGCGTCGTTCGACAACTGGGAGCCGATGATCGCAGGCACGCGCCCCAGCCTGACCAGCGTCGACATGCAGTTCGACGCCATCGGACGTCGCGCGGCCCACCTGCTGTTCGCCGCGCTCGACGGCAAGGCCACCCCGGGCGTCGAACGGGTCACCCCCCGCCTCGTCGTGCGCGGGTCGACCGTTCCACAGGCCTGA
- the istB gene encoding IS21-like element helper ATPase IstB yields the protein MTTTTTTRPDGLASKLAYLTRVLKTPTISRTWETLADQAREANWSHEEYLAAVLERQVADREASGATMRIRTAHFPAIKTLEDFNLDHLPSLRKDVLAHLATATFVPKAGNVILLGPPGIGKTHLAVGLGIKAAQSGYSVLFDTATNWIDRLARAHHAGHLEAELKKIRRYKLIIVDEVGYIPFDTDAANLFFQLVASRYEQGSIMVTSNLPFGRWGEVFGDEVVAAAMIDRLVHHAEVLTLAGESYRTRARRELLAKDREK from the coding sequence ATGACCACCACCACGACCACGAGACCTGACGGGCTGGCCTCGAAGCTGGCCTACCTGACGAGGGTCCTGAAGACGCCCACGATCTCACGCACCTGGGAAACGCTGGCTGACCAGGCACGGGAGGCGAACTGGTCCCACGAGGAGTACCTCGCCGCGGTCCTCGAACGGCAAGTCGCCGACCGGGAAGCCTCCGGGGCGACCATGCGGATCCGCACCGCGCACTTCCCGGCGATCAAGACACTCGAGGACTTCAACCTCGACCACCTGCCGTCCTTGCGCAAGGACGTCCTCGCGCACCTGGCCACCGCGACGTTCGTGCCCAAGGCGGGGAACGTGATCCTGCTCGGCCCGCCCGGCATCGGGAAGACGCACCTCGCGGTGGGCCTGGGCATCAAGGCCGCCCAGTCTGGCTACTCGGTCCTGTTCGATACCGCGACGAACTGGATCGACCGCCTCGCCCGTGCCCACCACGCCGGGCACCTGGAGGCCGAGCTGAAGAAGATCCGCCGCTACAAGCTGATCATCGTCGACGAGGTCGGCTACATCCCGTTCGATACCGACGCGGCGAACCTGTTCTTCCAGCTCGTCGCCTCCCGCTACGAACAGGGCTCGATCATGGTCACCTCGAACCTGCCGTTCGGCCGGTGGGGCGAGGTCTTCGGCGACGAAGTCGTCGCCGCCGCCATGATCGATCGCCTCGTTCACCACGCCGAGGTCCTCACCCTCGCCGGCGAGTCCTACCGCACCCGAGCCCGCCGCGAACTCCTCGCCAAGGACCGCGAGAAATGA
- a CDS encoding tyrosine-type recombinase/integrase, with product MGSHMLRPKPPTPLPPYSGGWFESAVRRPSIPRGTPHDLRHAAASLAVSAGASVNAVQKLVGHKFAAMTLVADQLHSARRQAFDQGCVTLSRCARRQRFWRPSEPPTCFAFCAVCQRSLKTDPLRVPEN from the coding sequence ATGGGCAGCCACATGCTCAGGCCCAAGCCCCCGACCCCCCTACCCCCCTACTCCGGCGGGTGGTTCGAGTCCGCCGTGCGCCGGCCCAGCATCCCGCGAGGCACTCCCCACGATCTGCGCCACGCTGCCGCGTCCCTCGCGGTCTCCGCAGGCGCCAGCGTCAACGCCGTACAGAAGCTGGTCGGCCACAAGTTCGCCGCGATGACGCTCGTGGCCGACCAGCTTCACTCGGCCCGCCGTCAGGCTTTCGATCAGGGCTGCGTGACGCTCTCTCGATGCGCCCGGCGGCAGCGCTTCTGGCGCCCCTCAGAACCACCAACATGCTTCGCGTTTTGCGCAGTGTGTCAACGGTCTCTGAAAACTGACCCCCTCCGGGTTCCCGAAAACTGA